Within Campylobacter jejuni, the genomic segment AAATATCCTGATATGACTTTTACAATGAAAAAATATGAAAAAATCGATAATGAAAAAGGCAAAATGACAGGAACTTTAACTATAGCTGGAGTTTCTAAAGATATCGTTTTAGATACTGAAATCGGCGGTGTAGCTAAAGGCAAAGATGGAAAAGAAAAAATAGGCTTTTCTTTAAATGGAAAAATCAAACGCTCTGATTTTAAATTTGCAGCAAGTACTTCAACTATTACTTTAAGTGATGATATTAATTTAAATATCGAAGTTGAAGCAAACGAAAAATAATTTTTTAGTCTAAGAGTCTTGCTCTTAGACTTTGTAAATTTTTATCCAAATTTTCTTCACTTTCTTGCCAAATCAATTTAAAATCTGGTTTAAAATTTTCATTTTCTAAATTAAATTCTGTGTTTTTCAAGGTGGATTCTAAAAAAGCAAGATGATTTAAAGCTTGATTTTTATCATTAAAAATTAAAATAAAATCATTGTCTACGATGAAAATTTTTGCTCTAAAGCGTTTTAAAATTTTTGCAATTTGTTTTAAGATGAGTTTGGCATAGCTTTCTTTAGTATCTTTTAGTTCATTAAAATGAAGCAAGGCAATGATATAGTTGTTTTTTCCCTTTGTAAAGCGTGTAAGGCTTTTTTCATTAGGTAGTTTTGTTAAGGTGTCAAAAAAAGCCAATCTATAAGCGTGATTTAAAAGATAAAAACAAAAAACTAAACTTGCAAATTCAAAATACCTTATTCCTGCTCCTTCTTGAAATAAAAACTGAAAATATGCAGCAAAAAATGCGATAATAAGATAATATTCTTTAGTTTTAAAGGTTTTGATAAAAACAAGCATTAATCCGACTAAAAAAAATAAAAATCCTAATTCACTCACAGGCTTAAAAAAATTTAATGTAATAAAATGGAATTCTAAACCAGCGCTATTAAAAGTAGTATTTCTAGGTAAAATGATACTTAAAATACCTATAAAAATAAGGGTTGTAATTGAAGCGATATTTTTTTTATTTAAAATTAAAATATGATGTTTTCCAAGGCAAAATAAGGTAAAAACCATAGGTAAAAACAAAGCTACAAATAAATTAGCTTGAAAAAAACTTGTATAAAAATAAGGCAACTTAGCTCCTAATAGCACTGAAGTCAAAAAGAAAATTCTTGAATTTTTAAAGTAAAAGGATAATACAAGTGCTGAAATTTCAAAAATAAAACTCAATGATATTAAAAAATCTAACAAAAACATTTCAAATCCTTGATTTTAATAAATAGTGATAATTGTATAGAAAAAAGCTTAAAAGTGGATTTTATTTAAATTTAGCAATCTCATCTTGTATAGTTTGTTCTATATGAAGCAATTCTTCATGAGTTTTTTTGCTATTTTCTAAAAGTTCATCAAATTTAAAGCCAAGCATAACAATACGATATAAATTGGGTTTATATTTTCTCCAATTATATAAAGTGCTAACATCAATGTCTAGTTCGTATGCCATATCACGCTTGCTCTTTTTTGTCATTTTTTACCTTAAAAATTTAGCCTTTAAAAAATTTTACATTAAAATTTCTTTATTAAAAACACTTGAAATATTCAATCTTTTATATAAAATATATTTAATATTTCAATATTAATTAAGTTATAGTATGGAATAATTCGAGATATTTTTTAATTTTCAAGAAGTAGTTATGGATTTCAATTCGGTTCTTTTCAGCATTGGCGATAAATTGCCAAAAGATGCAACATCTACCGTGATGCTAAAAGAGAAATTTGATCGCTTAAATGAGGATAAACAAAAAGAAGTAGTAGCACAGCTTTCAATGATAAAGCTAAAAAGTCCCGCTCTAGTATTTTGGGTAGGGATTTTTTTATTTGGTGCTTTTGGAGTGGGTCGTTTTATGATAGGAGATTGGGTTTTAGGGCTTATACGCTTGGGAATTACAATTGTAGCTATGTTTTGCAGTATTTTAATGATTACATATAGTGCTTTAGGGATAATATATGGTTTGTTGTGGCTTGTTAATTGGATTTGGTGGATTGTAGATATGTTTTTAGTAAATTTTGTTTTTGTGGCAAGTGAGGTTTAGAATTCTTAAGCAATAAAGAAAATTGCTTTTAAATATTTTATCTGCTGCTCCAAATATTGCACAGGTTTTTTTAGAGATTACAAGTAATAATGGTGAACTTGGTACAGATGAAGAGAAACTAAAATATTATTTAGGTGAACAAAAAAGGAGGAAATTAATGAAATGTTTTAATGCGAAATTTATGTTTGTTGGAATTTTGGCAGTATTTTTGAGTGCTTGTAGTAGCGGTATTCCAAAATGTAGTGATCAAGATGTACAAAATGTTTTAACTGAGATTATTTTAGAACACAATTTTGGTAGATTTTCTGAGGTTGATCGTAAAAAGTTGAAATTTACTTATAGCGGTTTTATGAGCGATTTAACCGATAAGGAAAGTAAAATACAGTATTGTAAAGCTCAAGTAAAAGCAAATGGAAGCATTGATTCTCGCCCTTACAAATGGGATGCTTGGATCGAGTATTTTGCTAGATATACTGATGATGGTATGGTATATGTAGAAATTACCAGATAACTTTTTAAGGCAAAAATGCCTTAAAAAGTTAATTTTGAGGAGACTGGATATGGACTATAATGTTTTTCTTTTAAATATACAAGATAAAATAAATCAAGAAGATTTTTTCAATTTAAAGCTTAAGTTTGAACAATTACAAAATAAAAAAGAAGCTTTATCAAATTTGGTATTTTTAAGACTTCAAGATCCTATAAAACCTCTAATTATGAGTATGATATGTGGTTTTTTAAGTTTAGGTTGGTTGGCAATCGATAGATTTATGATAAAAGACTATGCATTAGGAATATTGCGTATAATATTATCTTTATTTCCTTGTGTGTTATTTTTGATACTAGGAATTAGCTATGAAAATGATTCTAACTTAGATATTTCTGAAATTTTTTTCGGGTTGTTTGGAATTTTTCTATTATTGGCCATTATTTGGTGGGGAGTAGATTTATTTTTAGTCTATAAAAAAATTAAAAAACAAAATTATAATAAAATTATAGAATTTATTTTTAACTATCAAAAAATTTAATTTTAAAATTAAAAATTCAAGTCTTTTTTTGATACAATTTCTTAAAAATTTTTATAAGTAAAAAATTTAAGGAAAATCATGGTTGAAGTAAAAAATCTTACTATGCGTTTTGCAAATCAGCTTTTATTTGAAAATGTGAATTTAAAGCTTGTTCGAGGACAAAGATATGGACTTATCGGTGCTAATGGTGCAGGAAAATCGACTTTTTTAAAAATTCTTTCAGGAGAAATTGAGTCAAGTAGTGGTGAAATAGTATTTGATGAAGGTTTAAAAATCGCAGTTTTAGGACAAGATCAATTTGCTTTTGAAAACTACACCATCAAAGATGCGGTGATGTGTGCAAATAAGCGTTTGTATGAGGCTTTAAAAGAAAAAGAAAAGCTTTATATGAGCGAGGAATTTACAGATGAGATCAATGAGCGTTTAGGTGAGCTTGAGATAATAACGGCCGAAGAAGATCCAAATTATGATTGTGAAACGCGTTGTGAAAAAATTTTAAGTTCTTTAAAGATTAAAGATTTTGATGCTTTGATGAGCACCTTGCAAAGTGCGGATAAATTTAAAGTCTTACTAGCTCAAGTGTTGTTTTTGGGTGCGGATGTGCTTTTTTTAGATGAGCCTACAAATAACCTTGATTTAGAGGCGATTTCTTGGCTTGAAAATGAACTTTTAAGACATGAAGGAACTTTGGTTGTCATCTCTCATGATAGGCATTTTTTAAATAAAATTTGCACAAGAATTTTGGATGTGGATTTTAAACAAATTCGTGATTTTGCGGGAAATTACGATGATTGGTATATGGCTTCAACGCTTTTGGCAAAACAAGCTGAGCTTAAACGCGATAAAACCTTGAAAGAAAGAGAAGAATTAGAAAATTTTATTCGCCGTTTTAGTGCAAATGCTTCTAAGGCAAAACAAGCCACAAGCCGTGCTAAGGCACTTGAAAAACTAGAACTTGAAGAGATTAAAATTTCAAGCCGTAGAGACCCTAGTATAGTGTTTAGAACCAATCGTGAAATAGGTAATGAAGTTTTAGAATTTAAAGGTATAGGCAAGGCTTATGATAAACAACTATTTTCAAACTTGGAGTTAAAAATAGAAAAAAATGATAAAATCGCTTTGATTGGGGCAAATGGTGTGGGCAAAAGTACTTTGGCAAAAATCATCGCTCATGCTATAAGTCCAGATAGTGGATCTATGCACCTTGGGGCAACTATAGAGCTTGGATATTTTCCTCAAGATACAAGTAATTTAATTTGTGAAAATTTGAAACTTTACGAATGGCTTATGAGTGAAAAATTTAAAGATCTAGATGAAATCCGCAAGTGTTTAGGTAGAATGCTTTTTAGTGGCAGCGATCAAGAAAAAATGGCAGCAAGTTTAAGTGGGGGTGAAAAACATCGTTTAATGCTTTCTCGTTTAATGCTAGAGCGTCCGAATTTCTTGCTTTTAGACGAACCTGATAACCATTTAGATCTTGAAAGTATTATTGCATTGGGTGAAGCTTTGTATAATTTCAAAGGTGTAGTGCTTTGTATCAGCCACGACAGGGAGTTAGTTTCTGCTTTTGCTAATAGAATTTGGCATTTAGAAAATGCTAAGCTTACGGATTTTCGTGGAACTTATCAAGAATTTTTAGGAGAAAATGATGGCTAAATTTAGAATTCAATACAGCGCAGGTTTTGGGCACTATACGCAAAATCACAAGGGTTTTGGGCCTACGATTTATATAGAAGAAGTCGTAGAGTTTGATAATGGCAAGGATTATTTTGATTATATAGATTTTTATAAAACTTATTCAAAGAGCGATGATACTTATTTTCATATCAGTTTTTTAGAAGATAGACCTCTAAGCGATAAAGAGATCACGATTCGCAATGAATACCGCAAAATGCGTGATGAAAACTGTAAAAAAGCCAAGGAAGAATTTATAACCAATAATGAGCTTGATGTGGAGCATTTGCCTACTCATCATGATTGAAAAACATTAATTTTTACATAAAAAAAGGAATACTTTTTGCTTGTATAGTTTTTGCATATTTTGAAAGGAGAAAACTATGCAGGTAAATTATAGAACGATCAGCTCGTAT encodes:
- a CDS encoding transcriptional regulator, yielding MTKKSKRDMAYELDIDVSTLYNWRKYKPNLYRIVMLGFKFDELLENSKKTHEELLHIEQTIQDEIAKFK
- a CDS encoding ABC-F family ATP-binding cassette domain-containing protein; protein product: MVEVKNLTMRFANQLLFENVNLKLVRGQRYGLIGANGAGKSTFLKILSGEIESSSGEIVFDEGLKIAVLGQDQFAFENYTIKDAVMCANKRLYEALKEKEKLYMSEEFTDEINERLGELEIITAEEDPNYDCETRCEKILSSLKIKDFDALMSTLQSADKFKVLLAQVLFLGADVLFLDEPTNNLDLEAISWLENELLRHEGTLVVISHDRHFLNKICTRILDVDFKQIRDFAGNYDDWYMASTLLAKQAELKRDKTLKEREELENFIRRFSANASKAKQATSRAKALEKLELEEIKISSRRDPSIVFRTNREIGNEVLEFKGIGKAYDKQLFSNLELKIEKNDKIALIGANGVGKSTLAKIIAHAISPDSGSMHLGATIELGYFPQDTSNLICENLKLYEWLMSEKFKDLDEIRKCLGRMLFSGSDQEKMAASLSGGEKHRLMLSRLMLERPNFLLLDEPDNHLDLESIIALGEALYNFKGVVLCISHDRELVSAFANRIWHLENAKLTDFRGTYQEFLGENDG